One genomic window of Bacteroidales bacterium includes the following:
- a CDS encoding ATP-binding protein has product MYIQRYLESSIIKSLKNNPVVALIGPRQCGKSTLVKHLIKNYPSSIYLDLERTSDLNKLNDAEFFLSAQKGKLICIDETQRKPDIFPLIRSLVDEWEINSAFLILGSASRNLLKQSSETLAGRIVYKKLSPFLWEELNDNYSFEQYFSQGAFPRSLLATDAEMSFEWRESFISTFLERDLLQWRGFTPVTMHRLWQMLAHHNGQTVDYSTLAKSLSISSVTVKNYIDLLEGTFMIDVIPSYTSNLGKRLVKSPKIYISDSGITSALLGLRNFNEMIGHPSFGSIWEQIVLSNMKGMFPDASFYFYRTSNGAEVDFVMKWRNNIFAIECKSSSSPSLSKGNYIAFEDIAPKNIFVVAPVNSGWTLKKNIEVVNLKELKIKINEKSLI; this is encoded by the coding sequence ATGTATATTCAACGATACCTCGAAAGTAGTATTATTAAATCATTAAAAAACAACCCTGTTGTGGCGCTTATAGGCCCACGTCAATGTGGAAAATCAACTTTGGTAAAGCATTTAATAAAAAACTACCCTTCCAGCATTTATCTTGACCTGGAGCGTACCTCTGATTTAAATAAGTTAAATGATGCAGAGTTTTTTCTATCAGCCCAAAAGGGAAAATTAATCTGTATTGATGAAACTCAGCGTAAACCTGATATTTTCCCACTTATCAGAAGCTTAGTGGATGAATGGGAAATAAATTCCGCATTTCTTATTTTGGGTTCCGCATCAAGAAACCTGTTAAAACAAAGCTCAGAAACGCTTGCCGGAAGGATTGTATATAAAAAACTAAGTCCGTTTTTATGGGAAGAGTTAAATGATAATTATTCTTTTGAACAATATTTTTCACAGGGAGCATTCCCTCGCAGTTTACTGGCAACAGATGCAGAAATGTCGTTCGAGTGGCGTGAAAGTTTTATCTCAACATTCCTGGAACGGGATTTATTGCAATGGAGAGGCTTTACTCCTGTCACCATGCATCGGCTCTGGCAAATGCTTGCCCACCATAATGGACAAACTGTTGATTATTCTACGTTAGCAAAATCCCTCAGTATTTCTTCGGTAACAGTAAAAAATTACATTGATTTGCTGGAAGGTACTTTCATGATTGATGTTATTCCTTCATACACCTCAAATTTAGGAAAACGATTAGTAAAATCACCCAAAATATATATTTCTGATTCAGGTATAACTTCGGCTTTACTCGGTTTACGAAATTTTAATGAAATGATAGGACACCCATCCTTTGGCTCAATATGGGAACAAATAGTATTATCCAACATGAAAGGAATGTTCCCTGATGCATCGTTTTATTTTTATCGTACAAGTAATGGTGCAGAAGTTGATTTTGTAATGAAGTGGAGAAACAACATTTTTGCAATAGAATGCAAATCATCATCATCACCCTCATTATCCAAGGGAAATTACATCGCATTTGAAGATATTGCACCAAAAAATATCTTTGTTGTTGCACCCGTCAACTCAGGATGGACATTGAAAAAAAACATTGAAGTAGTAAATTTAAAGGAATTGAAAATCAAAATTAATGAAAAGAGCCTAATTTAG
- a CDS encoding beta-ketoacyl-ACP synthase III, translating to MKQVVRNVKIIGTGSYTPDKIYTNEYLESILQTNAEWIYKNVGIKERRIAADNEATSDLATQAALNAIENAGLNVKDIDLIIVATATHDRKAPSTAAFVQHKLQAFNSVAFDISAVCSGFLYGMSVASQYIATGVYNHVLVIGADTFSKITDWTHRNAVFFGDGAGAAVLTYSDKEDGFLAFRLYTDSSDRMLGFTIPGGGSEFPLNEHNIKEGLQYFQMDGHVVYESAIKVLPHAINQVLEDTKMSIDDIDWMIPHQPSIRILKKTAELVGLPFEKVKYNMDKYANTSGGTIPILMDECHRNGTIQKGN from the coding sequence ATGAAACAAGTAGTAAGAAATGTAAAGATTATAGGTACCGGTTCTTATACGCCCGACAAAATATACACCAACGAATACCTTGAAAGTATACTCCAGACTAATGCTGAATGGATATATAAAAATGTAGGTATAAAAGAAAGACGTATTGCTGCCGATAATGAAGCCACCAGTGATCTGGCAACACAGGCAGCTTTAAATGCAATAGAAAATGCGGGTTTAAATGTAAAAGATATCGATTTAATCATAGTAGCTACTGCAACTCATGACCGTAAAGCACCTTCAACAGCAGCTTTTGTACAACATAAACTTCAGGCATTTAATTCAGTGGCATTTGACATTTCTGCTGTTTGCAGCGGTTTTTTATATGGTATGTCTGTTGCAAGTCAATACATTGCTACCGGAGTATATAATCATGTATTGGTAATCGGAGCAGATACATTTTCAAAAATAACAGATTGGACTCATCGCAATGCAGTATTTTTCGGTGATGGTGCGGGTGCAGCTGTATTAACATACAGTGATAAAGAAGATGGTTTTTTAGCATTTCGCTTATATACGGATTCAAGTGATAGGATGCTGGGATTTACTATTCCCGGCGGTGGTTCCGAATTCCCTTTAAACGAGCATAATATCAAGGAAGGGTTACAATATTTTCAAATGGATGGACATGTAGTCTATGAATCAGCTATCAAGGTCTTACCCCATGCTATCAATCAAGTATTAGAAGATACGAAAATGAGTATTGATGACATAGACTGGATGATACCCCATCAACCAAGTATACGTATTCTCAAAAAAACGGCAGAATTGGTAGGCTTACCTTTTGAAAAAGTTAAATATAATATGGATAAATATGCCAATACTTCTGGAGGAACAATTCCGATATTAATGGATGAATGCCACAGAAATGGTACCATCCAAAAAGGAAATTAA
- a CDS encoding ATP-binding protein, whose protein sequence is MRRAKLAELIAWKNSDSRKPLIIRGARQVGKTWIMKEFGKTQYAQTVYVNFEKNKRLRALFSDDFDIKRIIVALQAESGLTINAETTLLIFDEIQEAPEAIAALKYFQEDANEYHIVAAGSLLGVAIHSHVSFPVGKIVFMDLQPLTFLEFLDAIGETALVEIIHEADWKLLTAYKTKYIERLKQYYYVGGMPEAVLTFSKNNNFKEVRIIQKQILDAYEQDFSKHAPKEIIPRIRMLWNSIPAQLAKENRKFIYGIIKEGARAKDYELALSWLVDCGQVHKVCRATKPFIPLKAYEDISAFKLFMVDIGLLAAMGDIDAKTIIDGNTIFSEFKGALTEQYVFQQLISSNEYVIYYWTAERSSAEIDFVVQYNGVVVPLEVKAEENLKAKSLKVFVEKFNPRVSVRTSMSDFRKQDWLTNVPLYAISKLKDIILQVIGIK, encoded by the coding sequence ATGAGAAGAGCAAAATTAGCAGAGCTTATTGCCTGGAAAAATTCTGATTCCCGGAAACCATTAATAATAAGAGGTGCCAGACAAGTTGGCAAAACCTGGATTATGAAAGAATTTGGCAAAACTCAATACGCTCAAACGGTTTATGTGAATTTTGAAAAAAACAAGCGACTACGCGCATTGTTTTCAGATGATTTTGATATTAAAAGAATAATCGTTGCATTACAGGCAGAATCGGGATTAACAATAAATGCCGAAACTACCTTGTTGATATTTGATGAAATACAAGAAGCTCCCGAAGCAATTGCTGCATTAAAGTATTTTCAGGAAGATGCTAATGAATATCACATAGTTGCTGCAGGTTCTCTTTTGGGAGTGGCTATTCATTCTCATGTTTCTTTTCCGGTTGGAAAAATTGTTTTTATGGATTTGCAGCCGTTAACTTTTTTAGAATTCCTTGATGCGATTGGAGAAACGGCCCTTGTTGAAATCATTCATGAAGCAGATTGGAAATTATTAACCGCCTATAAAACAAAATATATTGAACGACTAAAGCAATATTACTATGTAGGAGGCATGCCTGAAGCGGTGTTGACATTTAGTAAAAACAACAATTTTAAAGAAGTACGTATTATTCAAAAACAAATTTTGGATGCTTACGAACAAGATTTTTCTAAACATGCGCCAAAAGAAATTATTCCTCGTATAAGAATGTTGTGGAATTCAATTCCAGCTCAATTAGCCAAAGAAAACCGGAAGTTTATTTATGGAATCATTAAAGAAGGCGCCCGGGCAAAAGATTATGAATTAGCCTTATCATGGTTAGTTGATTGTGGCCAGGTTCATAAAGTTTGCCGTGCAACAAAACCCTTTATACCATTGAAAGCTTATGAAGACATCAGCGCTTTCAAATTATTTATGGTCGATATTGGATTGTTAGCAGCGATGGGTGATATTGATGCTAAAACAATTATTGACGGAAATACTATATTTTCAGAATTCAAAGGAGCGCTGACAGAGCAGTATGTTTTTCAACAACTTATTAGCAGTAACGAATATGTTATTTATTATTGGACTGCCGAACGCTCTTCTGCTGAAATTGATTTCGTTGTTCAATATAATGGTGTTGTCGTTCCCCTTGAAGTTAAAGCAGAAGAAAACTTGAAGGCTAAAAGTTTAAAAGTATTTGTCGAAAAATTTAACCCAAGGGTTTCTGTTCGCACATCAATGTCTGATTTCCGCAAACAGGACTGGCTTACCAATGTTCCTTTGTATGCAATAAGTAAATTGAAAGACATTATCCTTCAAGTTATCGGTATTAAATAG